In the genome of Pseudomonas sp. HS6, one region contains:
- a CDS encoding ABC transporter permease subunit, with protein MKRFRFSSLMLVLGLLFIYLPMLILVIYSFNASKLVTVWGGWSIKWYVGLLDNTQLMGSVVRSLEIACYTAVAAVALGTLAAFVLTRITRFKGRTLFGGLVTAPLVMPEVITGLSLLLLFVAMAQMIGWPQERGIVTIWIAHTTFCAAYVAVVVSARLRELDLSIEEAAMDLGARPWKVFFLITIPMIAPSLAAGGMMSFALSLDDLVLASFVSGPGSTTLPMEVFSAVRLGVKPEINAVASLILLAVSLVTFMVWFFSRRAEEARRKAIQQAIEESAADSWKQPDVRRAQTPEAA; from the coding sequence ATGAAGCGCTTCCGTTTCTCCAGCCTGATGCTGGTGCTCGGCCTGTTGTTCATCTACCTGCCGATGCTGATCCTGGTGATCTACTCGTTCAACGCCTCGAAGCTGGTGACGGTGTGGGGCGGCTGGTCGATCAAGTGGTACGTCGGCCTGCTCGACAACACCCAACTGATGGGCTCGGTGGTGCGCTCGCTGGAAATCGCCTGCTACACCGCCGTCGCGGCAGTGGCGCTGGGTACGCTGGCGGCATTCGTCTTGACCCGCATCACCCGCTTCAAGGGCCGTACGCTGTTCGGCGGTCTGGTGACTGCGCCGCTGGTCATGCCTGAGGTGATTACCGGTCTGTCGCTGTTGCTGCTGTTCGTGGCCATGGCGCAGATGATCGGCTGGCCGCAGGAGCGTGGCATCGTCACCATCTGGATCGCCCACACCACGTTCTGTGCGGCGTATGTGGCGGTGGTGGTGTCGGCGCGTCTGCGTGAGCTGGACCTGTCGATTGAAGAGGCCGCGATGGACCTCGGCGCACGGCCGTGGAAGGTGTTCTTCCTGATCACCATCCCGATGATCGCGCCGTCGCTGGCGGCGGGCGGCATGATGTCGTTCGCCCTGTCGCTGGACGACCTGGTGCTGGCGAGCTTCGTGTCCGGCCCGGGTTCGACGACCTTGCCGATGGAAGTGTTCTCGGCGGTGCGTCTGGGCGTGAAACCCGAGATCAACGCCGTGGCCAGCCTGATTCTGTTGGCGGTGTCGCTGGTGACCTTCATGGTCTGGTTCTTCAGCCGCCGCGCCGAAGAAGCGCGTCGCAAGGCGATCCAGCAAGCCATCGAAGAAAGCGCTGCCGATTCGTGGAAGCAACCGGACGTGCGCCGGGCGCAGACGCCGGAAGCGGCGTAA
- a CDS encoding GlxA family transcriptional regulator: MNKTVAIVVFPGVQSLDVSGPMDVFAEANRFLAPEDHYRLEVIGVERGLMPCSNGLTLSAHRHFSEVSQGYDLLLVAGGPQLPFLDFGEAFDAWLREACGRARRFGSICNGAFMLARAGLLDGHTVTTHWNDAEALAQLCPSSRVEADRLYVEDGQLYTSAGVTAGIDLSLYLLARDHGSEVALSVAKRLVVFTQRSGGQSQFSPFLTPHAEPTSAVAMVQLYVLANLTGDLTIADLANAANMSARNFSRVFAREAKVTPAEFVERARVDAARVMLESTTAPLKTVAYQCGFRDAQHMRGVFNRRLGVTAQQFRLNFAAMV, from the coding sequence ATGAACAAAACCGTCGCCATTGTGGTGTTCCCCGGCGTGCAGTCGCTGGACGTCAGCGGGCCCATGGACGTGTTCGCCGAGGCCAACCGCTTCCTGGCGCCGGAAGATCATTACCGACTCGAAGTGATCGGCGTCGAGCGTGGGTTGATGCCGTGTTCCAACGGGTTGACCCTGAGTGCTCATCGGCATTTCAGCGAAGTGTCGCAGGGTTACGATTTGTTGCTGGTGGCCGGTGGGCCGCAGTTGCCGTTCCTGGATTTCGGCGAGGCGTTCGATGCGTGGTTGCGTGAGGCCTGCGGGCGGGCGCGGCGATTCGGCTCGATCTGCAACGGTGCGTTTATGCTGGCCCGTGCGGGGTTGCTGGACGGGCATACGGTCACCACCCACTGGAATGACGCCGAGGCGCTGGCGCAGTTGTGCCCGTCGAGCCGGGTCGAGGCCGATCGGTTGTATGTCGAGGACGGTCAGCTCTACACCTCGGCGGGGGTGACGGCGGGGATCGATCTGTCGCTCTATCTGCTGGCGCGTGATCACGGTTCCGAGGTCGCGTTGAGCGTGGCCAAGCGGCTGGTGGTGTTTACCCAGCGCTCGGGCGGGCAGTCGCAGTTCAGCCCGTTCCTCACACCGCATGCAGAACCGACGTCGGCGGTGGCGATGGTGCAGCTGTATGTGCTGGCCAATCTTACCGGCGACCTGACCATCGCCGATCTGGCGAATGCGGCGAACATGAGCGCGCGGAATTTCTCCCGGGTGTTTGCTCGCGAAGCGAAAGTCACCCCGGCGGAATTCGTCGAGCGTGCGCGGGTGGATGCGGCGCGGGTGATGCTCGAAAGCACCACGGCGCCGCTCAAGACCGTGGCATATCAGTGTGGGTTTCGTGATGCGCAGCATATGCGCGGTGTGTTTAACCGGCGGTTGGGGGTGACGGCGCAGCAGTTTCGGTTGAATTTTGCGGCGATGGTTTGA
- a CDS encoding HD domain-containing protein encodes MTTTIAGIQIPDSALARATTEYIRDIESDLLYHHSRRVFLFGALSGERQQLAYDPELLYVGAMFHDLGLVEGHRSDDERFEVDGANAAATFLKPYGLSDDDIEQVWLSIALHTTPGVPKHLRPTVALVTAGVEMDVLGMDYAAFTTVQREAVVHAHPRGEGFKECIICAFADGLRHRPQTTFGNVKTDVLKDQAPGFKPMNFVEVIRSSPWTA; translated from the coding sequence ATGACCACGACCATCGCCGGTATCCAGATCCCCGACAGCGCCCTCGCCCGGGCCACCACCGAGTACATCCGCGACATCGAATCCGACCTTCTTTACCACCACTCGCGCCGGGTATTTCTGTTCGGGGCCTTGAGCGGCGAACGCCAGCAACTGGCCTACGATCCGGAGCTGTTGTACGTCGGCGCGATGTTCCACGACCTGGGTCTGGTCGAAGGTCACCGCAGCGATGACGAACGTTTCGAAGTCGATGGCGCCAACGCGGCAGCGACGTTTCTCAAGCCTTACGGGCTGAGCGACGACGACATCGAACAAGTCTGGTTGTCGATCGCCCTGCACACCACGCCGGGTGTGCCGAAGCATCTGCGTCCGACCGTGGCGCTGGTGACGGCAGGCGTCGAGATGGATGTGCTGGGCATGGATTACGCCGCGTTCACCACTGTGCAGCGTGAGGCGGTGGTGCATGCGCACCCGCGGGGCGAGGGTTTCAAGGAGTGCATCATCTGCGCGTTTGCCGATGGCTTGCGTCATCGCCCGCAGACGACGTTCGGCAATGTGAAGACCGATGTGCTGAAAGATCAGGCGCCGGGGTTCAAGCCGATGAACTTCGTTGAAGTCATCCGCAGTTCTCCCTGGACTGCGTAA
- a CDS encoding ABC transporter permease subunit, giving the protein MPGGRQLVIGVPFIWLFLFFMLPFFIVLKISFAEADVAIPPYTEIYSFVDQKLQVLLNLGNYAMLGDDELYIAAYLGSLKMAFFSTILCLLIGYPMAYAIASARKELQTVLVLLIMMPTWTAILIRVYAWMGILSNNGLLNGFLMSMGFIDEPLQILNTNLAVYIGVVYSYLPFMILPLYANLVKHDQSLLEAASDLGSSTFNSFWKITIPLSKNGIIAGCMLVFIPVVGEFVIPELLGGPETLMIGKVLWQEFFNNRDWPVASALAVVMLAILIVPIILFNRSQAKEMEGKE; this is encoded by the coding sequence ATTCCCGGTGGCCGCCAACTGGTCATCGGGGTTCCGTTCATCTGGCTGTTCCTGTTCTTCATGCTGCCGTTCTTCATCGTTCTGAAGATCAGCTTCGCCGAAGCCGACGTGGCCATCCCGCCGTACACCGAGATCTACAGCTTCGTTGACCAGAAGCTGCAAGTGCTGCTGAACCTGGGCAACTACGCGATGCTCGGCGACGACGAGTTATACATCGCCGCGTACCTCGGCTCGTTGAAGATGGCGTTTTTCAGCACCATCCTCTGCCTGCTGATCGGCTACCCGATGGCCTACGCCATCGCCAGCGCCCGCAAAGAGCTGCAAACGGTGCTGGTGCTGCTGATCATGATGCCGACCTGGACCGCGATCCTGATCCGCGTTTACGCGTGGATGGGCATCCTCAGCAACAACGGCCTGCTCAACGGTTTCCTGATGAGCATGGGCTTCATCGACGAGCCGCTGCAGATCCTCAACACCAACCTCGCGGTGTACATCGGCGTCGTCTATTCGTACCTGCCGTTCATGATCCTGCCGCTGTACGCCAACCTGGTGAAGCACGATCAAAGCCTGCTGGAAGCGGCTTCCGACCTGGGTTCGAGCACCTTCAACAGCTTCTGGAAAATCACTATTCCGCTGTCCAAGAACGGGATCATCGCCGGCTGCATGCTGGTGTTCATCCCGGTGGTGGGCGAGTTCGTGATCCCGGAACTGCTCGGCGGTCCGGAAACCCTGATGATCGGTAAAGTGCTCTGGCAAGAGTTCTTCAACAACCGTGACTGGCCGGTGGCGTCCGCCCTGGCGGTGGTGATGTTGGCGATCCTGATCGTGCCGATCATCCTGTTCAACCGCAGTCAGGCCAAGGAAATGGAGGGTAAAGAATGA
- the potA gene encoding ABC transporter ATP-binding protein: MAVASGAYKKALEGDQTPKQVLVKIDRVTKKFDETVAVDDVSLEIKKGEIFALLGGSGSGKSTLLRMLAGFERPTEGRIFLDGVDITDMPPYERPINMMFQSYALFPHMTVAQNIAFGLQQDKIPKAEIDARVAEMLKLVQMSQYAKRKPHQLSGGQRQRVALARSLAKRPKLLLLDEPMGALDKKLRSQMQLELVEIIERVGVTCVMVTHDQEEAMTMAERIAIMHLGWIAQIGSPIDIYETPTSRLVCEFIGNVNIFEGEVIDDAEGHATIVCKDLDRQIYVGHGISTSVQDKSVTYAIRPEKLLVTAEMPTCEYNWSSGKVHDIAYLGGHSVFYVELPSGKLVQSFVANAERRGARPTWGDQVYVYWEDDSGVVLRS; the protein is encoded by the coding sequence CTCCGGCGCCTATAAGAAAGCCCTCGAGGGCGACCAGACACCTAAGCAGGTGCTGGTTAAAATCGACCGGGTCACGAAGAAGTTCGACGAGACGGTTGCCGTGGACGATGTGTCCCTGGAAATCAAGAAGGGCGAGATCTTCGCCCTGCTCGGCGGTTCGGGATCGGGCAAATCCACTCTGCTGCGGATGCTGGCAGGGTTTGAAAGGCCCACGGAGGGGCGCATTTTCCTCGACGGCGTCGACATCACCGACATGCCGCCGTACGAGCGACCGATCAACATGATGTTCCAGTCGTACGCTCTGTTCCCGCACATGACCGTGGCACAGAACATCGCGTTCGGCCTGCAACAGGACAAGATTCCCAAGGCCGAGATCGACGCCCGCGTGGCCGAGATGCTCAAGCTGGTGCAGATGAGCCAGTACGCCAAGCGCAAGCCGCATCAGTTGTCCGGCGGCCAGCGTCAGCGTGTGGCACTGGCGCGTTCGCTGGCCAAGCGGCCGAAGCTGTTGCTGCTCGACGAGCCGATGGGCGCACTGGACAAGAAACTGCGTTCACAGATGCAGCTTGAGCTGGTTGAGATCATCGAGCGCGTGGGTGTGACCTGCGTGATGGTGACCCACGACCAGGAAGAGGCCATGACCATGGCCGAGCGCATCGCGATCATGCACCTGGGCTGGATCGCCCAGATCGGCAGCCCGATCGACATCTACGAAACCCCGACCAGCCGCCTGGTCTGCGAATTCATCGGCAACGTGAACATCTTCGAAGGCGAAGTGATCGACGACGCCGAAGGCCACGCGACCATCGTCTGCAAGGACCTCGACCGGCAGATCTACGTCGGCCACGGCATCAGCACTTCGGTGCAGGACAAGTCCGTGACCTACGCGATCCGTCCGGAAAAACTGCTGGTCACCGCCGAAATGCCGACCTGCGAGTACAACTGGTCCAGCGGCAAGGTGCACGACATCGCCTACCTCGGCGGGCACTCGGTGTTCTACGTCGAATTGCCGAGCGGCAAACTGGTGCAGTCGTTCGTGGCCAACGCCGAACGCCGTGGCGCACGTCCGACCTGGGGTGATCAGGTCTACGTGTACTGGGAAGATGACAGCGGCGTGGTACTTCGCTCATGA